Proteins co-encoded in one Actinomadura luteofluorescens genomic window:
- a CDS encoding phosphotransferase, which yields MSGGRITEGVVRVGDTVRRPVGPHSPFVHRLLRHFEAVGCDAAPRLRGTDGRGREILSFQDGETRTEFRPREWTSAQITAAARLLRRLHDASAGAVIAGDQETVCHNDFSPLNVTFVDGLPTAAFDFDQAAPGPRTRDLAYAAWLWLFGADAAAPLDRQVGLLRTFLDVYGLEDERREGFGALVVGRVEDELAMHQRAGRITAPDTWLHQEIVWLKDHADAIDRMLRIRI from the coding sequence TTGAGCGGGGGCCGGATCACCGAGGGCGTCGTCCGGGTCGGCGACACGGTGCGGCGCCCGGTGGGGCCGCACTCACCGTTCGTGCATCGGCTGCTCCGGCATTTCGAGGCGGTGGGCTGCGACGCCGCGCCCAGACTGCGCGGGACCGATGGCCGGGGCCGCGAGATCCTCAGCTTCCAGGACGGTGAGACCCGGACGGAGTTCAGGCCCCGGGAATGGACGTCCGCCCAGATCACCGCTGCGGCACGGCTGCTGCGCCGGCTGCACGACGCGAGTGCGGGCGCGGTGATCGCGGGCGATCAGGAGACCGTGTGCCACAACGACTTCTCCCCGCTGAACGTCACCTTCGTCGATGGCCTGCCCACCGCCGCCTTCGACTTCGACCAGGCCGCCCCCGGCCCGCGAACGCGTGATCTCGCCTACGCCGCCTGGTTGTGGTTGTTCGGCGCTGATGCCGCCGCGCCCCTCGACCGGCAGGTGGGCCTCCTGCGCACCTTCCTCGACGTGTACGGGCTTGAGGACGAGCGGCGGGAGGGCTTCGGCGCTCTCGTCGTCGGCCGGGTCGAGGACGAGCTCGCCATGCACCAGCGCGCCGGCCGGATCACCGCCCCCGACACCTGGCTCCACCAGGAGATCGTGTGGTTGAAGGACCACGCCGACGCCATCGACCGCATGCTGCGGATCCGAATCTGA
- a CDS encoding LysR family transcriptional regulator: MDLDLGAVRAFLAVVDGGRFTDAADRLDMTQQAVSKRIAKLEAALGVPLLHRSRAGARPTEDGAAFLPQARALIGLADQATAMLRARRRALRIDVLGHNAAPIEIVRSFYETGGAEVDIVVSRGTGSRWTALTDGSIDAAFGRVTAPLPPGIKRVPAALEPIPILVGHRHRLAEHRQVPMKELSGLTAWMPGNAPESEWADYYRHLSAEFGVHIDASGPVFGQDHIMERIGASPDLITFGNKTQFPGHPDVVQIALTDPTPAYPWSLMWHEANRHPSLAGFVAHVQDHYRPHAQWLPAPDRPHFPNDEREGGRG; the protein is encoded by the coding sequence ATGGATCTGGACCTCGGTGCCGTCCGCGCCTTCCTCGCCGTCGTCGACGGCGGACGGTTCACCGATGCCGCCGATCGCCTGGACATGACCCAGCAGGCGGTCTCCAAGCGGATCGCCAAGCTCGAAGCGGCCCTCGGCGTCCCGCTGCTGCACCGCTCCCGCGCGGGCGCCAGGCCGACCGAGGACGGGGCGGCCTTCCTCCCCCAGGCCCGCGCGTTGATCGGCCTCGCCGACCAGGCCACCGCGATGCTGCGCGCCCGCCGCCGCGCCCTGCGCATCGACGTTCTCGGCCACAACGCGGCCCCGATCGAGATCGTCCGCTCCTTCTACGAGACCGGCGGCGCCGAAGTCGACATCGTCGTCTCCCGCGGCACCGGCTCACGCTGGACGGCCCTCACCGACGGCTCGATCGACGCCGCCTTCGGCCGGGTCACCGCGCCTCTCCCACCCGGGATCAAGCGCGTCCCGGCCGCCCTGGAGCCCATCCCCATCCTGGTCGGCCACCGGCACCGCCTCGCCGAACACCGCCAGGTGCCGATGAAAGAGCTCTCGGGCTTGACGGCATGGATGCCCGGTAACGCGCCGGAAAGCGAATGGGCGGACTACTACCGCCATCTCAGCGCGGAATTCGGCGTCCACATCGACGCCTCAGGCCCGGTCTTCGGCCAGGACCACATCATGGAAAGGATCGGCGCCTCCCCCGATCTCATCACCTTCGGCAACAAGACCCAGTTCCCCGGCCACCCGGACGTCGTCCAGATCGCCCTGACCGACCCCACCCCGGCCTACCCCTGGTCCCTGATGTGGCACGAGGCCAACCGCCACCCGTCCCTCGCAGGCTTCGTCGCCCACGTACAAGACCACTACCGTCCCCACGCCCAATGGCTTCCCGCCCCCGACCGCCCCCACTTCCCGAATGACGAGCGAGAGGGCGGACGAGGGTAG
- a CDS encoding ATP-binding protein, whose protein sequence is MGEAACHENEIVVKNDLSVVAEVRRFVRLVTGQWGMDDFVPCLVASELVTNALRYASAPDCGVTFRIGRNDDGALWLEIQDATCELPRIQYADTISEAGRGLFIVDQFARCWGVRPLAGNAGKVVFAVLDA, encoded by the coding sequence ATGGGTGAGGCGGCGTGTCACGAGAACGAGATCGTGGTGAAGAACGATCTCTCGGTCGTTGCCGAGGTGCGGAGGTTCGTTCGGCTGGTCACCGGTCAGTGGGGCATGGACGACTTCGTGCCGTGCCTGGTGGCGAGCGAGCTGGTCACCAACGCTCTGCGCTACGCGTCCGCTCCCGATTGCGGCGTGACGTTCCGGATCGGACGCAACGACGACGGTGCGCTGTGGCTGGAGATCCAGGACGCGACCTGCGAGCTGCCCCGCATCCAGTACGCGGACACCATCAGCGAGGCGGGCCGCGGCCTGTTCATCGTTGACCAGTTCGCGCGCTGCTGGGGCGTCCGCCCCCTGGCCGGCAACGCCGGCAAGGTCGTCTTCGCGGTCCTCGATGCCTGA
- a CDS encoding Scr1 family TA system antitoxin-like transcriptional regulator, with translation MSPRRQRPRESPALVAFGRQMRLMREAKKVKQETIAHLTKVSAPQVSKIEAGKRRATRAFAVAVDDYLGAGGALVNLWEDLNKDGHPVPIWFDWPVIEADAAMLVCYEQSVMPGLAQTPAYASAILHGNQEAVEARISRQAIITGGDRTVPPTLVIMVDEQALHRPVGTSETMSSFQRDAVSRS, from the coding sequence ATGTCCCCCCGCCGACAACGTCCACGCGAGTCCCCGGCCCTCGTCGCTTTCGGTCGTCAGATGCGGCTGATGCGAGAGGCCAAAAAGGTCAAACAGGAAACCATTGCTCACCTGACCAAGGTCAGCGCGCCACAGGTCAGCAAGATCGAGGCTGGCAAACGGCGCGCCACCCGAGCATTCGCGGTGGCCGTGGACGACTACCTGGGAGCTGGGGGCGCCCTCGTCAACCTCTGGGAGGACCTCAACAAGGACGGTCACCCCGTGCCCATCTGGTTCGACTGGCCCGTAATCGAGGCCGATGCGGCGATGCTCGTCTGCTACGAGCAGTCGGTCATGCCCGGCCTCGCGCAGACTCCGGCTTACGCCTCGGCGATCCTCCATGGCAACCAGGAAGCCGTAGAGGCCCGGATCAGCCGCCAGGCGATCATCACCGGCGGTGACAGGACGGTCCCGCCCACCCTCGTGATCATGGTGGACGAACAGGCGCTCCACCGGCCGGTCGGCACCTCGGAGACAATGAGCTCTTTTCAACGTGATGCGGTCTCGCGGAGTTGA
- a CDS encoding transposase family protein: MLLYRASLPLSRQTLTYATGVVRRHRRAIGSKGRRLPPGMQALMTLVYLRKGETYAELGAGFAVSTTTAWRYINETVDVLAAPAPKLGAALAKAVKDGLPYLLLDGTLVSIDRVAADRPYYSGKHRRHGMNLQVIAAPDGSLLWVSGPLRGSVHDLAAARIWGVVRALAATGLPVLADKAYQGAGPHILTPYKGRDKPEPQKDANRAHAKLRGPGERANAQLKSWRILRKLRCCPHRAGRLAKAIHTLQLRETASR, translated from the coding sequence ATGCTTTTGTACCGTGCTTCGCTGCCTTTGTCGCGTCAGACCCTGACCTACGCCACCGGTGTGGTCCGCCGCCACCGAAGGGCCATCGGCAGCAAGGGCCGGCGCCTACCCCCGGGCATGCAAGCACTGATGACCCTGGTCTACCTGCGTAAGGGCGAGACCTACGCCGAACTGGGCGCCGGATTCGCCGTCTCCACCACCACCGCATGGCGCTACATCAACGAGACCGTCGACGTACTGGCCGCCCCCGCGCCCAAACTCGGCGCGGCGCTGGCCAAAGCGGTCAAGGACGGCCTGCCGTACCTGTTGCTGGACGGCACCTTGGTCTCGATCGACCGGGTCGCCGCCGACCGGCCCTACTACTCGGGGAAACACCGCCGCCACGGCATGAACCTCCAGGTCATCGCCGCACCGGACGGGAGCCTGCTGTGGGTGTCGGGACCGTTGCGCGGGTCAGTTCACGACCTGGCCGCGGCCAGGATCTGGGGCGTCGTCCGGGCACTGGCCGCCACCGGCCTGCCGGTGCTGGCCGACAAGGCCTACCAGGGCGCCGGCCCGCACATCCTCACGCCCTACAAGGGACGCGACAAGCCCGAACCGCAAAAGGACGCCAACCGTGCACACGCCAAGCTCCGCGGCCCCGGCGAACGCGCGAATGCCCAGCTCAAGTCATGGCGAATCCTGCGCAAGCTGCGCTGCTGCCCCCACCGCGCCGGACGCCTCGCCAAAGCCATCCACACCCTTCAACTCCGCGAGACCGCATCACGTTGA
- a CDS encoding Scr1 family TA system antitoxin-like transcriptional regulator, with protein MTSGIVHAVRDHAVTSASEAAAEKGSMKEQLEHLIALSLLPNVTVQVVLTSGEHNGNSGSFVIATMADRSEVAYVETAIRPITTDNPEDLSELARTLVDLRARTLTGDMSCELIRKVVQEKWT; from the coding sequence TTGACGTCCGGCATCGTCCACGCCGTCCGCGATCATGCTGTGACCAGCGCCTCCGAAGCTGCCGCTGAAAAAGGCTCAATGAAGGAGCAGCTGGAGCACCTGATAGCACTCAGTTTATTGCCCAACGTCACAGTTCAAGTAGTCTTGACAAGCGGCGAGCACAACGGAAACTCGGGTTCATTCGTGATCGCCACGATGGCTGACCGCAGCGAGGTCGCCTATGTCGAGACAGCGATACGCCCCATCACCACGGACAACCCCGAGGACCTCTCCGAACTGGCGCGGACCCTGGTCGACCTCCGCGCGCGGACGCTCACAGGTGACATGTCCTGCGAACTGATCAGGAAGGTGGTCCAAGAGAAATGGACCTGA
- a CDS encoding DUF397 domain-containing protein, whose product MDLTNIKWRKSSYSTSNGGNCVELADAAGAVAVRDSKDPDGPILLLTRTVLRTAVNSTPTAR is encoded by the coding sequence ATGGACCTGACGAACATCAAGTGGCGCAAGAGCAGCTACAGCACGTCCAACGGCGGCAACTGCGTCGAGCTGGCGGACGCGGCCGGCGCGGTGGCGGTGCGGGACAGCAAGGACCCGGACGGACCCATCCTCCTACTCACCCGCACAGTCCTACGCACCGCCGTGAACTCCACGCCCACAGCCCGCTGA
- a CDS encoding DUF397 domain-containing protein encodes MDLTNANWRKSSYTGFNGGNCVELADAAGAVAVRDSKDPDGPVLLLTRAALRAAVITKPTPR; translated from the coding sequence ATGGACCTGACGAACGCCAACTGGCGCAAGAGCAGTTACACCGGCTTCAACGGAGGCAACTGCGTCGAGCTGGCGGACGCGGCCGGCGCGGTCGCGGTGCGGGACAGCAAGGATCCGGACGGGCCCGTCCTCCTGCTCACCCGCGCGGCCCTGCGCGCCGCCGTGATCACCAAACCCACGCCCCGCTGA